The segment CTGCCATGATATCACCCAGATGCCGTGTAAACACGGGAGTTGCTAGCGATGACAGTGCAGACACCTCCAGCAGCACATTAGTAGTGATAAGTAAACGCCGTTCCCCCGCAGGGGCCACATCGTGTCGGACCGCCCCCTCCACTGCTGCCCCAAAAGCTGACCGCAGCGCTAGGGGCACCCCTACACCAGGAGCTAAATATGGGCAGAGACCCAGTGTGACCACAAACTGCAATACAGTGCCCAGTGTCTTTTGCTGGGCCACACTGAGAACATCTGGAGGGAGTGGTGGAGCAGCTTCGGGGGTTGCAGGATTTGGTGCAGTAGGATTCTGGTGAAAGGCTTCCAGGAGGCGGTTGAGGTGACGTGCCAGGCAGAGCAATAAGATAAGACATTCCTGGACAAAGCTCCAAGTTAGGTCATCTGTATCAATACAGAACCATGTGATGTCTTTTCTAACCTCCTCCAGAAGTTGTCGGGCTTCCTCCAGCTCTTCTCCCCTAGACATGTGCTCCTGAAGCTCTGACAGGTTCCTCTGGAGAGCTGACACAAGTGCTGTTTGCGTGCTTTGACCATCACTTGACTGAGACtctagaaaaaaaatgcagtcaatatttagaaaatgtgTAAACATAAACATCACACAAATCTGCATGAGTTTCCTTCTTCTGTGAGGCAGAAAATTAGATGTTGGGTAGAATGACAGTCATTACATTTCATATGTTTAGAGAAAAAATAACCACTGACAGTTAAAAGTGAACCGAGGCTGCCAGACATCTAACGAAAGTCATactgttttggaacaacatgagggtgagaaaattaaCTTAACATGTGAGTAATGCTTCTGCTAGACTAGACTAAGTGCATTTAGCCAACAAcagagaaaagtgtgcttttaaacttttttccaCGATTGTTATATATTCTTTCTTACCTCGAATAGGTTTCGTTAATATACTGAGAGACTTTATTAGTGCTGTGGTCATTTTAATCCACAATGCAATGTGTTGTCTTGTCTACAAGTACTTTGTCGCAATGCTTTAACGTCAAAACGGTAGACgcctttcaaaataaaagtcccacaacgttcaacaaattaaaagcccctctctctctctttatataCAAACcgtcacagaaattctaatgttttccactacaaataccattacaaacatttcAATCTATCAACGTTTAAACATTAaatccatttaaaaatgtttttctgtagtgtgtttattccattaggatttagtggttttaacaagccaccaatagaaggcaaCCAATTACCAGCAGAAACTCACAAGGTCCAttacagttttcattaaaaccaaTGCAAGtctcattataatcagtaaatCCATTACAAATTTAGTTTGTTCTggttaaaccattaaaaatagtttaatacattttaaaatgtaattaatttttgtgatttcaaagctgattttttttatcatcagtactcaagtcacatgatctttcagaaatctttctaatatttgctgctcaaaagcatttattattattattattattattattattattaaaaaaacagctgagtagaattttttcaggtttctttgatgaatagcaagttcagaagaacaacatttatctgaaatagaaatgttttgtaacattacagatgtttttataatcacttctgatcaatttaaaccatcctgataaataaataaatatagaaagaaagaaagaaagaaaaagaaaaatactgactccaagcttttgaatggtatagtgtataatgttacaaaagctttttattactgataaatgctgatctttggatctttctattcatcaaagaatcctgaaaaaatgaatgtactcaactgttttaaatatttataataatgataatttaaaaaaaaaatcttgaacagtaaatcagcatattagaatgatttctgaagagtcatgtgacagtgaagacaggaataataatgctgaaaatctgatcacaggaataaattacattttaaaatatattcaaatagaacgcAGCTATTAtagatagtaaaaatatttcacaatattactgctgtattttggatcaaataaatgcaggcttggtgagcagaagagacttctttaaaaccatcttactgtttaaaaaccttTGATTGGAAGTGTATATTACTGAGTCAATACTTCTGCATAAAGCCACTAAAACAAATGGTACtgtaatttatacatattttaatttgactaatTTAttcgttgtttttgttttttttttttttttttttttgcaaaacagtAATTAGaataatgattcattcattcattcattcattcattcattctgtggtgaaaatgtgtttgaaaTTTAGGTACACAGGAACTTACAGATATATGGACAAAtgaataagtaaaaattaatatagactttattttattattatttttttttacacattacgAACATAATACCATTTGGACAAAATGCAAAGTACAGGACCAAAAAACATTCTAACACATTATATCGTTATCACTGAAACAAACTTATAACCATTCCTGTCACTGACAGAACTGAATTTCACGCCTGATTCAAACAAGGACATGTAGGCGTGAGATCAAATGTTcacatatttgcataatgtacataaaatgtaaataaatagtaaataagttattaacatataaataaataaagcctaAATACATTAGTGTtttacaataatacaaatatatcttCCTTTCAAGAAAGATTTTGTGGTTtgcaatcttaaaaaataaaccatgtgACACATGCAACCTTTCAGCTTATACATATAAGCATATCAAACAATGTAAGTACCTTatcaaaaattgcattttaaaacaaacacgaCATGGTACATGAGACACGTCTCTACAGTTTTGGTCTGTATAGTATGATGCTCTCTTATTGGAGAGGAACTGCACAGGTACAGCCTACAGCCACCGACACAAGTTCATACTTTAAAGAGTATTTTTTCGGGTCAGACGGGCAAGGAACCTTCTTGAGGAATAAACGAGTTTCGTACACAGGCACGGAGTTGTAGGTCCTATTTTCAACCCCGTTAATGATGCAGCCATCGCACAAACACTCTGCTTCTTCGTATTTTGATGGGAACATGTCTTGAACTTCCACAGTTCTGAAAACACAACAGATAACGTTACATTAGTCATGTAGCAAGTCGCTAAAACtggttaaatatataaaagcctACATTTACACCGTTTTATGATGCCTCATAATGCTCTCATCAGGCTTGGTTCTGAAGGGTTTTCcccattctttttttatttttattttttttttatttgtaaattgcaatatttcGAACTTtcttttgaagtaaaaataaaaaagtacgaCTGTGAATTCGTATATGAGGCAACTACGCAGCGCATGATGCGCTGAAAATGACGTaattgaaaaaacaacaacaacaaatattaaACCATTTATGAACGTatgtatcaaataaaatatattagaacGTCACTGCAAATAGTCAAACATTCCATTCTGGAATTATACGAAAGTTCGATTACGTCATCAGCAATGCTTCATTATAGGGCAAATGTGCTGCTGAGCTTTTTGCAAGGTTCTGATTTCTATGGTATTGTTGAAATGCGTGATTTAGAGAGCTATATCTACCTTTTCCGCCAGGGGGACAGTGAGCGATCTTTAAGGTCTGAAGAAGACCGAACGTAATCCCCACAGGAGTTCGCAGTATGATGAACGGGCTGAAGACGCATGTGTCTGTGTGCATGATAAGCCTGAAGTAGCTTGTTGTGAATCTTGCTGAACCCATGTTCACATTCACTGAAACATCCCAAATTCTTTGCTTTCACGATGTTCTCCGACAGGAAGAAGAAAACTATTCCAAGAAACAGCGCTGGAGACTGTAAGATAAAAAATGAACCGATAAATAGAgtgcaaaaactatttttttataaatcatacattttatagattcatatatatgaattactttttaaaatatttaagtacataaaacattttttccactcacccgcataatttattcaagttGTTTTATCAACACTCCGTTGACCCGCGGTAAGGCTTATGTTTAGCTAGTGCTTAGGTTGTGTGAGGCCGAATTTATAGGCTACCTGTCGTATCCATCATCAGGGAAAATCCGAGTCTATGAggaaatagtaataaatatttacttccGTGCTTCCTCTTTCAAATGAAGCGCTACATACACAAGAGCATTATACTACAGGctacatggaaaaaaaacttcacttttttttatcttttcattATCAATAAGTGTGTAAAACTGTCAACCCTAATGAAATCCTGTGTCAAATTGTTTTTTCAGAAGCATAGGATGTGACATCTGAATGggaaattgcaagtttatcctTTTGTATAAACAGTAATCTATTTTTCctcattttcaaataaacagtaaaagatttaattgattaaatgcAGTGCTTGAGTCATTAATACTGGTATATTGCGATATTTTTTGATAGGAAATGGGAGATGTAAGTCCCCTAGTTAATAGCTTGATTAATTTTAAAGAGAAGTGTTGCAAGACAACCCCTAGATGTATTACTTACACAAAACATTCACCAAACATACCCTGCATTTCATTAAGACTAAATCAAACAACATTATTTAACATGAAGAGGTATCACTGATATTCTGCTTCAGATGGAGAAAATTCCCCTTTCTTCAAGCATTTTGTGACCTTTTCAAATCCCTGGAAGTGTGAACGTGGAGATAAATTGTGGGAGCCCCCTGGATGTTTTGGACATGACAAAAGAGCCCTCAATAACAGGTCATTCATTAACTAAAATGATATCAGTTTTGGCTGCCTGTGGGGTTGCCATCACGGGACAAGACCAAGTGAAATTTCCCAACATCATCAGATCAGCCAATTTGAAAAACATCTCCCCAGGAGTCCCCTAAGCTTTGTGCATAAATTCTATACATTCTACAGAGAATGTGAAACTGAGGATTCATTTCACTCACATGCTGACAGAAATTGTAAGTATcagcatattatatatattaatgctgtcaaacgattaatcgcaattaatcatgtacaaaacaaaagtttcacataatatatgtgtacggtgcattattatgtatatatttaaaaaaaaaaaaaagttgtttatacattaaaaatatttttaaataaatatatacatggaaaaaatatatttttcataatatattttttgtgtgtgtatatatttatacataataaatatacacacatatattaggtaaacaaaacacttcttttggatgcgattaatcacaattaatcatttaacacattagggctgtcaagcaattaatcatgattaatagaatccaaaataaaaggttgTTTATATATAggtgtatatttaaaatgtatatataaatacatataagtgtatatattttaaaaatatttatgtgtacatacatttatgatttatattatatatacatcttttatgtataaacaacatttttgttatatatatatatatatatatatatatatatatatatacacacacacacatacatatatatacataataaatatgcacagtattcacgcatatataattttttcaaatgtgattaatcgcttgacagccctaatatgttttaaaatttaaagtatcaTTCATAGTAGACTGCACATTTACACTAAAATTTATTAatgaaccattttttaaatactaaacctatttttatacaaaaaccAAATAGTTTAAAGTCAACAGCGTTTAGTATTATATTCAGCTGCACTGACACTAAATCGGATGAGCACTAACTACAATTCATCACAGCTTAACCATTTCAAATGACTTACGAAAGAATGTGGGTGTATCACAGTAGAGCAATAACGATTATTTAACTCCTACAACTTATGACGTATTAAAGTACAAAGGAAGATGAAGAATGTTCCAACCATGTCAATAAATGATCTcactaatttgctgcttgtaTTGATTCAAAGCTACAGAAGCCGGATAACAGGTGCAACAAACAGTGTGATCAGACACAAACCAGTGATCAGTGTTGCCAAAACCTCGGTTTTCTCCCAGAATAGGGCTACTTTAACAACTTTgcacaggttgtttttcatggcCGTGGGTTGAaggtgatatttagcccctggaatgtggggacagctaaaaaaaaaaaaaaaaaaaaaaaaaaaaaagaaaacaatacaaaccatcacagaaatagtATATTCTGGAACAgaattccattaggatttagtggttttaacaagccaccgaTAGAAGGTAATCAATTACCAGTAGAAACTCACAGGGACccttacagtttccattaaaaccaatgcaaatctcattataatcagtaaaaccattacaaattttgtttgttctagttaaaccattaaaaatagtttttttttcagcagggtttttGCCATCTAAAACGCTCGTTTTGAATAGTAGGTGTTGCTGTGaacacctggcaaccctgccaaTGAAGAATATGTACACATGCTCTGCATCAGACCTTCATATGTGCACAGATGGAAAAGTATTTCATTAAATACAGGAATCACTTCAACAGATTTATCATCTTTATCAAAATAGTTTATTTAGAAgcttttttctgtcacaaaaagCAAGACGGAATTATTCCTTATCTCCGGGTGTCCCCATTTGCAGCCTCTCACACGTTCAACTAAAAATGAGGGACAAATAAAACGCAGGTTCTCACTTGAAAAGCTAGGGGAAACAATGCAGAATCTTAAAAAAGCAATACTTCACATCACTGTCATTGGTTCTCTAGAATGCAACAGGTATTCTGTCACCTGACTTTGTAGTTGCACATTGTGAAAAACAGTAAATGCTAAACACGTGGTGGCGGATAGACAAAGTCATTGGTTAAGGTGGACTTTCCTAACTGTATGGTTATGAAAAGGCAGACTGAGCAGGACCAACGTGAAATGCATCCAGGCTGGTCCAAACAGATGAAGCATCTGTCATACCACATAAAATAACAGGAGTGGGGATAAAGCAACTAGGATATATGAGCGGCAGGATGAAGAGCAAAAATGTGCGCTGAATGTACAGTTTTTATCTTTGAGACACTACAGTAAAGATTCCATCTTCCTgcgaaaacaaacatgaagtgAACGGGCCACTTCTCAACATTGATATAAAATCTAAACAACCTCTCTCTGAGGGCAAAACAAGCAGAAATGTAACGGCGGTCTCTTTTCCCAAGGACATGAGCCCTTAGAGTTCAGAACGGCGACCATTTGCCCATTTCTGGCAAACACTGGGCGTCGAGAAGCAGATGTCCCAGAAATTAGATAACGCCAGGTTTATTTCCCAGGGATTTTGGCCCTTTTGCGGGCTATGGCGTCTTCAACAGCCTTTAATTGTTTCAGCAGCTCCTCGCGGCGAGAAAGAGTGCTGCTCGGCTTGCCCGAGCCCGAACTGGAAGCGGAGCCGGAACCGGATCCAGCCCCGGGAGCAGGTGGTTTACCTGCAGACACAGCAGCAGGAGCTTTCCCAGAAGATTTGGGTGGTGGAGATAAAGGACGCTTCCTGAGgagaaaaaatataaagaaatgagTAAGGGATATTTTTAACTCTCTATGCTTAGTCACACAAAGATAAAGCTTTTTGTTATAAAACACCTTGTTGCATGTAAAAAGGGAACTAAAGTTGAACAAACATGGggatttttatttactttttttctttttttttttttttaaataaaagctagattaataataaatctacTCACAATCACTGCTCAAGAGATATATGTACGTGTTATACATACAAACGGACCAAATAAAAGTCAATTAATAGTTAATCTCAACTCTTAACTcttaattaaatttacaaatgtaacTTCATTCAAACTTTTCCTTACATGTTAACATATCAATTGACAACTGGAAATCACCACATATTTGAAGGGATATTCAGAAAGTGTGACTGAAAAGAAAGTGACGGACCTTTCTCCTTGTGGTGGCATGGGTCGAGGACCCTGGCCTTTGGGCCGCTCCATTCTAGGAGACAGCGGGGGGCGACCGGGGATCCTCCTGTCACGACCTACGGAGATACCAAGAGAGAAATACATGAGAGCGAATATCGCTATTAGACACGCATCTGATCGAACTTCCGGACATCCTTTGAGGAAAGATCTTAACCACAACCGTATCTGTTCAGATATCACATTTTTGGAGGGGTTTTCTAATGGACAGTTAATGTACAGTGTCGTGTTGTTTACCTCTGTCAGGCGAAAGCGCCATCCTCTTATTGAGAGGCGAAGGGGGTCGCTCTTTATCGGCAGGAAAGTACCTTTTCCTATTGCCCCTGTCGGTTTGCTGCTAACCAAAGAGGAATTAAGAAGTCAACCAACCATCATAGACTTCTGCGCAGCTACATGAACGTATCGACACCTTCCCCATTTACCTTGTTGAGCAGGGTGAGTTTAATGTCCTTGTGAGAGCCGTATCCTCCTGGAGGACCCATAGGAGGCGGGTGCATGGGGTGACCTCGGTTCCCGGATCTAGGCATGCCAGAGCCGGTCTTGGGGGGGAGACCGGAGGGGTCCACTCGCTTTCGCTCATCTTTGAAAGGCTCGTCTTTCTTTGGTGGTTTTCCTTTAAGGCACACCAAACAAAACAGcagtgttatttcagtattatttatatgctattaaatattttaaatgttatttttatattttcagttttcatagttttttagtaatttttatgtgctattattattattattattttttatttacagttttagctTGGCAGccatttcagtttttcatgtaatatttatttttttcactgaagtttcatttcagttaatgatttttacttttacttttagtttacaATAACACTACTCACAAAACAgtattagtaaaaatatattgcaatcagttttatttttttcccaaattccacttaatttttttccaaattccatttttttagttttaatttttttgaattcCTTTAATTTTTCCAGActgttttttaatggttaaattaaaaaatattcatcaaaaagctcatctaattaattgaaataatgaaacttacacaaattacacaaaaatcaatttttaaggccctattaAATACAGTTCATTTTTTCCTCAATCTCAATTTTATTtgtaccaaattctgttttccattaattttcttgcttctattttaataatttcattacattttaataatcaaaagcatctcttaATAActgatttgatatttttaaaaaaatattcattattgttattatatttatttctttttctcaggaaaaactgtgttgtgtattaaGACTTTTCCcttaaatattacttaaaaaataatgttttaataataattgtattagtagtagtactaccaTTACATTCAGTAATATATCTCTGTCAccgtttcttcaagttaaaccgaactttttttttttgacggcttgctgtgaagacctttaaatttgtttgtatataatgtgacgatagtttttctcaaaagaaatggtaaaatgctcatgatgtgactctcagagcagttctacagattatgtttatgtattcaTGTACTCCTATACTGAGGCTAAAACAGCTTCTGTAGTAAAAGAAAACGCATATCAGCGCCATTcgttcacacagagacacacaagattcatattcacaatattcacagacactagtccataccCCATTTTGATTTAATGACACTAacctactttttatttatttatcccaAATTTGGCAAGTTCTGTATCCTTCCGCATTATACagagaattacatttttatgactggattctgcgtTTTACACATTGTGGAAATCATAGCGACCTAATTAATGGCTTGTGCCAAGGCCACAGTACCTCTTTCTTTGTTGGGGCCCCTGTCTCGTGGAGGGCCCCTTTCCTTGCGGGCATGGCCTGGTGTGGGTGATCTGGAGCTGGCCGAGGACACAGGGCTGGCCAGGTCAGCGTACATGTCATCAGAGTCGGCGCTCCTGACTGAGCTACTGCTGGAGGAGGCGGATGAGACAGACGACACGCTACTGACCGACAGAGACCTGTGAAACCACAGACAATCTGTGACACCATGATATTTGCATTTGatctttttaattaaagggacagttcacctaaaaatgtaaattctgttaattattcaccctcctgttgttccaaacccgtaagaccttcgttcgtctatttctatttctggtACCTTTCTGGACACTGTACGTGGTAGAACCCTTGCTGTCTACGAAGAgtcagagagctctcggatttcatcaaaaatatcttaatttgtgttccaaagatgaacgaaggactAGCGGGTTTGGAACTAAGccagaatttaatttttgggtgaactatcactttaagagaACAGGATTTTTTCCTGTACTGTCTCTGTATCGCATCACAAACCTAGACTTGTGGGACCCGGAACGGGACCGGGAGAGCGAGGCGGAGGAGGAATGGGATCTTGAGCGTGAGCTGGAGCCAGAATAACTGCTGCCACTTACACTGCCACTCACTGTTCGCCTGGCGGAAAAACAGATAGgaagagaaaaacagaaacaatCAAATGTTGGTCACTCAATTGAGATAAAACTTGTGCATTTCAAGAATGAACAAGTCTTTTGAACCAACTGTTTTAATGAATTAG is part of the Labeo rohita strain BAU-BD-2019 chromosome 18, IGBB_LRoh.1.0, whole genome shotgun sequence genome and harbors:
- the il17c gene encoding interleukin-17C — encoded protein: MRSPALFLGIVFFFLSENIVKAKNLGCFSECEHGFSKIHNKLLQAYHAHRHMRLQPVHHTANSCGDYVRSSSDLKDRSLSPWRKRTVEVQDMFPSKYEEAECLCDGCIINGVENRTYNSVPVYETRLFLKKVPCPSDPKKYSLKYELVSVAVGCTCAVPLQ